DNA sequence from the Candidatus Polarisedimenticolia bacterium genome:
TTCATCCCAAGGAACACTACGGGTTGGTATCCGCGCACCCTTATCGTCTCCTGCCATTTCGCTTCATGCGATGGCAAACTGGCGAGGTCCTTGTCGTCAATGATGTGGGTGAGCACCTGTTTCTTGATGCTTCAAGCTTCGATGCTTTCGTACGGCATCGTCTGGATTCTGGGTCCGACACTTACCTTGACTGCAAGGCCAAGCACCTTCTCGCAGATTCGGACTCTACGGTGCCAATCGACCTTCTCGCCACCAAGTACCGCACGAAAAAGAGCTTTCTCGAGGGGTTCACCAAACTTCACCTCTTCGTGGTCACCCTGCGGTGCGACCACTCCTGCCATTACTGCCAGGTCTCGCGCGTGACCGAGGATCGGGAGCGGTTTGACATGAGCCGGGAGACAGCCGAAAGAGCTGTCAACCTCATGTTTCGCAGTCCGGCGCGCGACCTCAAGGTCGAATTCCAGGGAGGCGAACCACTGCTCAACTTCCAGTTGATCCGGTACCTCGTAAACTACGCCAATGAATGCAACACGCAGGAGGGCCGTCGCCTGGAGTTTGTGATCGCGACGAATTTATCACCGCTCACAGATGAAATGCTCGTGTTCATGCGGGAGCATTCGATTTTCATTTCGACCTCCCTCGACGGTCCGGAGGCCGTGCACAATGCCAACCGCCCGCGGCGCGGCAACGACAGCTATGAGATCACCCTCCGCAACATTGGCCGCGCCCGGGAGGCACTGGGGCACGATCGAGTCTCCGCCATTATGACAACAACCGAACGCAGCCTTCTCCACCCCCGAGAGATCATCGACGAGTACGTGAGGCAGGACTTCGACTCCATTTTCCTGCGCCCCATTAGCCCCTATGGCTTCGCGATCCGTACAAGAAAGGCTTGGGAGTATGGGGCGCAGGAGTTCATCGAGTTCTACAAGGCTGCATTGGACCACGTCATCAACCTGAACAGGAATGGCGTCGCTTTCATGGAGGTCTACGCGCAGATCCTCCTCAGACGGATGCTCACCCCCTTCCCCACGGGGTACATGGATCTCCAGAGCCCTGCGGGAGCCGGCGTGGGCGTTGTCGCTTATAACTACGATGGCGATGTGTACGCCTCCGATGAAGCCCGTATGCTCGCCGAGATGGGAGACTTCTCCTTCCGATTGGGTAATGTCCACGAGCAAACCTACGAGGAGATCTTCGGAGGCAGCGTTCTGCAGGCGCTCCAGGAGGCCTCTTGCGTTGAGGCTTTGCCTGGGTGCTCGGAATGCGCTTTCGTCCCATACTGTGGCGCTGATCCCATCTTCCATTGGGCAACCCAGGGAGATCCCGTGGGCAACCGCCCCACGAGCGCCTTCTGCACGAAGAATATGGCCTTGCTCAAACACCTCTTCGGTCTATTGCACTCCGGGGATGCTTTCATTGAGAAGCTGTTTCTCCAATGGGCTACCTCCCAGGATCTTCCCCATCGGCTGGCGTCATGATTCCACTCCAAACCCACGGGAAGCCTCTTGTTCCATTCCGCCACACGGTGCTCGGAAAGATAATCTCCCAGCACGTCCGTGAGGAAGATCGCGAGGACCACATCCTCGTGACCGAGAAGCTTTCGGCCGAAACTTCCCTCCGAGGTTACGCTGGAGTTCTTACAACGCAGAAGCTTCCCTACGGCCTCGTGCCCGCTGAGCTCTGCCCGGTGATCCATTGCGTCAAGTCTCTGAACCATCTGGCCGACCGTGATGTCGTCGCTCTCAACCCCAACGGGTACGTGCGAACTCTGTTTCGCGTGGCCTCCGAGCACAACGTCCTGTTCGCGACTGACAGGTGCAACAGTTTCTGCCTTATGTGTTCCCAACCTCCGCGAGATGTTGACGACAGCGACCGCCTGAGCGAACACCTGCGGCTCATCGAGCTCATCGATCCGCGCACGCGGGAGATGGGCATCACGGGCGGCGAGCCGACCCTGCTGAAGGATGGTCTCATTCATATTGTGCGGAAGTGCAAGGAGTTCCTGCCGCAAACAGCCATTCACATTCTCTCGAACGGTCGCCTCTTCTACTACGGCAGCTACGCGCACAACCTCGCCGAAGTCGGGCACACCGATCTCATGGTCGGCATTCCCTTGTATGCAGACACCGACCACGAGCACGACTATATCGTCCAGTCGCGCGGAGCCTTCGATGAGACGATGGTGGGGTTCCAGAACCTTGGGCGCCACGGGGTAGCCGTCGAGGTGCGCGTCGTCACCCACCGCCTAACCGTGCACCGACTGGAAAATCTCGCAGAATTCATCTATCGGAATCTACCGTTTGCGGCTCACGTTGCGTTTATGGGTCTGGAAACAGTTGGCTTTGCTGTGCCGAACATCGAGACGCTTTGGGTCGATCCGTGGGACTACCGGCACGAGCTGGAACAGGCCACACGGTACCTTGCCGACCGAGGAATGCATGTCTCGATCTACAACCACCAGCTCTGCACGCTTCCAGTGTCGATCTGGACCTATTCTCGAATGTCGATTTCTGACTGGAAGAACGAGTATCTGCCGATCTGCTCGGCGTGCACGGCACGCGAGAGGTGTGGCGGTTTCTTCAGCTCGTCGATTCGAGCGCGGCACAGCGAGCACATAGGGCCATTCGAGGTACTCCCCGCATGAAGGGCGAGGCTCCATCTCATACCCATCTATTCAGCGCTTTATGAACCTTCGCCCCCGTAGGAATGACGCAATTTTCA
Encoded proteins:
- the hxsC gene encoding His-Xaa-Ser system radical SAM maturase HxsC, which gives rise to MTEKLSAETSLRGYAGVLTTQKLPYGLVPAELCPVIHCVKSLNHLADRDVVALNPNGYVRTLFRVASEHNVLFATDRCNSFCLMCSQPPRDVDDSDRLSEHLRLIELIDPRTREMGITGGEPTLLKDGLIHIVRKCKEFLPQTAIHILSNGRLFYYGSYAHNLAEVGHTDLMVGIPLYADTDHEHDYIVQSRGAFDETMVGFQNLGRHGVAVEVRVVTHRLTVHRLENLAEFIYRNLPFAAHVAFMGLETVGFAVPNIETLWVDPWDYRHELEQATRYLADRGMHVSIYNHQLCTLPVSIWTYSRMSISDWKNEYLPICSACTARERCGGFFSSSIRARHSEHIGPFEVLPA
- the hxsB gene encoding His-Xaa-Ser system radical SAM maturase HxsB; its protein translation is MPADLGFHPKEHYGLVSAHPYRLLPFRFMRWQTGEVLVVNDVGEHLFLDASSFDAFVRHRLDSGSDTYLDCKAKHLLADSDSTVPIDLLATKYRTKKSFLEGFTKLHLFVVTLRCDHSCHYCQVSRVTEDRERFDMSRETAERAVNLMFRSPARDLKVEFQGGEPLLNFQLIRYLVNYANECNTQEGRRLEFVIATNLSPLTDEMLVFMREHSIFISTSLDGPEAVHNANRPRRGNDSYEITLRNIGRAREALGHDRVSAIMTTTERSLLHPREIIDEYVRQDFDSIFLRPISPYGFAIRTRKAWEYGAQEFIEFYKAALDHVINLNRNGVAFMEVYAQILLRRMLTPFPTGYMDLQSPAGAGVGVVAYNYDGDVYASDEARMLAEMGDFSFRLGNVHEQTYEEIFGGSVLQALQEASCVEALPGCSECAFVPYCGADPIFHWATQGDPVGNRPTSAFCTKNMALLKHLFGLLHSGDAFIEKLFLQWATSQDLPHRLAS